A genomic window from Candidatus Methylomirabilis sp. includes:
- a CDS encoding 2-oxoacid:acceptor oxidoreductase family protein gives MGYEIRISGEGGQGVILAGIILAEAAIEDGKNVVQSQAYGPESRGGVTKSEVIISEEEIDYPKATKLDLLLALSLEACGRYRQDLKEGGILLVEASRVPAVPGNCHLVHRLPFLATAQEAAGKALTANIVALGALVGLSGAVSRRAIERAVAARAPKGTEEQNLKALAAGFELVEREKTAGAGSGSLP, from the coding sequence ATGGGGTACGAGATCCGGATCAGCGGCGAGGGCGGCCAGGGGGTCATTCTGGCGGGGATCATCCTGGCCGAGGCGGCCATTGAGGATGGGAAGAACGTCGTCCAGAGCCAGGCCTACGGTCCCGAGTCGCGGGGCGGCGTGACCAAGAGCGAGGTGATCATCAGCGAGGAGGAGATCGACTACCCGAAGGCCACCAAACTCGATCTCCTCCTGGCCCTGAGCCTGGAGGCCTGTGGCAGGTATCGGCAGGATCTGAAAGAGGGGGGGATCCTGCTGGTCGAGGCCTCCCGGGTGCCAGCGGTCCCCGGGAATTGCCATCTCGTCCACCGCCTGCCGTTCCTGGCGACGGCCCAGGAGGCCGCGGGGAAGGCCCTCACGGCGAACATCGTCGCCCTGGGCGCGCTGGTGGGCCTCTCGGGAGCGGTTTCCCGGAGGGCCATCGAGCGCGCGGTCGCCGCGAGGGCCCCGAAGGGGACCGAGGAGCAGAACCTGAAGGCGCTCGCCGCGGGCTTCGAGCTGGTCGAGAGAGAGAAAACCGCTGGCGCAGGCTCCGGCTCGCTCCCCTGA